From the Gordonia bronchialis DSM 43247 genome, one window contains:
- a CDS encoding N-acetylmuramoyl-L-alanine amidase, protein MTQKRRTRRLSLAAATVALLTGTTLVASVTGASPAHAAPDRGTALAGKTIFLDPGHQGSAAGHNLSAQVPDGRGGKKDCQTSGATGVNGAKEHTVNWQITQLVKAGLESQGARVVLSRPDDTGWGGCVDQRAAAASRSGAVVAVSLHADSTAVGADAGKKGFHMIVPSLPIPDATVNRVQSGEGRKASTTMRDAFVKAGFPPANYAGVDNGIQTRSDIAAVNLTKAPAVFIEMGNLSNPTEAANLSKRDGQVKYAMAITDGILTYARGGAAPAPGSTTTPPSTTTPQADDGNGLASVIPFIQQLLATKDPAAIIALLLGQGQDVSAQVLKAMLTVVYGLFGGKLPIG, encoded by the coding sequence ATGACCCAGAAACGACGCACACGCCGACTCTCGCTCGCCGCCGCAACCGTCGCGTTGCTGACCGGTACGACGCTCGTCGCGTCGGTGACCGGTGCCTCACCGGCGCATGCGGCCCCCGACCGGGGGACCGCGCTGGCCGGCAAGACGATCTTCCTCGACCCCGGCCACCAGGGCTCGGCCGCCGGACACAACCTCAGCGCCCAGGTCCCCGACGGACGGGGCGGTAAGAAGGACTGCCAGACCAGCGGCGCGACCGGGGTCAACGGGGCCAAGGAACACACCGTCAACTGGCAGATCACCCAGCTGGTCAAGGCCGGCCTGGAGAGCCAGGGCGCCCGAGTGGTGCTGAGCCGGCCCGACGACACCGGCTGGGGTGGTTGCGTGGACCAGCGGGCCGCGGCCGCGAGCCGATCCGGCGCCGTCGTCGCGGTCAGTCTGCACGCCGACTCCACCGCGGTGGGGGCCGACGCCGGGAAGAAGGGCTTCCACATGATCGTGCCGTCGTTGCCGATCCCGGATGCCACGGTCAACCGCGTGCAGTCCGGCGAGGGACGCAAGGCGTCGACGACGATGCGTGACGCCTTCGTCAAGGCGGGTTTCCCGCCCGCCAACTATGCCGGTGTCGACAACGGAATCCAGACGCGCTCGGACATCGCCGCGGTGAACCTCACCAAGGCGCCGGCCGTCTTCATCGAGATGGGCAACCTGTCCAATCCGACCGAGGCGGCGAACCTGTCCAAGCGCGACGGGCAGGTGAAGTACGCAATGGCGATCACCGACGGCATTCTCACCTACGCGCGCGGCGGGGCGGCGCCCGCGCCCGGCTCCACCACGACCCCGCCATCCACCACCACCCCGCAGGCCGACGACGGCAACGGGTTGGCCTCGGTCATCCCGTTCATCCAGCAACTGCTCGCCACCAAGGACCCGGCGGCCATCATCGCGCTGCTCCTCGGACAGGGTCAGGACGTGTCCGCGCAGGTGCTCAAGGCGATGCTCACCGTGGTGTACGGACTCTTCGGCGGCAAGCTCCCGATCGGCTGA
- a CDS encoding SDR family oxidoreductase: MRLRDLHVRDLLVMDTPVPTLRGRKVLITGAASGIGEATARAAAAEGAELVLTDLHADRLDEVVADINRSDGTVLYHLAGDVSDYDWVRNFAAQVDAEVGTMDVVMNIAGVSAWGTVENLQHRHWRTMVDVNLMGPIHIIECFVPQMVRRGHGGHLVNVSSAAGLLALPWHAAYSASKFGIRGVSEVLRFDLRRHHIGVSLVCPGGVDTPLVNTVDIVGVDREDPRVKKQIDQFHKVAVSPDKAAEAILKGIRKNRFLVYTSFDIRFGYWWARKFALPYEIVMRIANDRFDHLARVTGRAIEARAARTADDTTPTDAG; encoded by the coding sequence ATGCGACTGCGCGATCTGCATGTGAGAGATCTGTTGGTGATGGACACGCCGGTGCCGACACTGCGTGGCCGCAAGGTGCTGATCACCGGTGCGGCAAGCGGAATCGGCGAGGCCACCGCGCGCGCGGCGGCCGCCGAAGGTGCCGAACTCGTGCTCACCGACCTGCATGCCGACCGGCTCGACGAGGTGGTCGCCGACATCAACCGCTCCGACGGCACCGTGCTGTACCACCTCGCCGGTGATGTGTCCGACTACGACTGGGTCCGCAACTTCGCCGCACAGGTCGACGCCGAGGTCGGCACGATGGACGTGGTGATGAACATCGCCGGGGTGTCGGCGTGGGGCACGGTGGAGAATCTGCAACACCGGCACTGGCGCACCATGGTCGATGTCAACCTGATGGGTCCGATCCACATCATCGAATGCTTTGTGCCGCAAATGGTTCGACGCGGACACGGTGGACATCTGGTGAATGTTTCGTCGGCGGCGGGACTGCTCGCGCTGCCGTGGCACGCCGCCTACAGCGCCAGCAAGTTCGGCATCCGGGGCGTCTCAGAGGTGTTGCGCTTCGATCTGCGGCGCCACCACATCGGGGTGTCGCTGGTGTGCCCGGGCGGCGTGGACACCCCGCTGGTCAACACCGTCGACATCGTGGGCGTGGATCGTGAGGACCCGCGCGTCAAGAAACAGATCGACCAGTTCCACAAGGTCGCGGTGAGCCCGGACAAGGCCGCCGAGGCAATCCTCAAGGGCATCCGCAAGAATCGGTTCCTCGTCTACACATCCTTCGACATCCGGTTCGGCTATTGGTGGGCAAGGAAATTCGCGTTGCCCTACGAGATCGTGATGCGGATCGCCAACGACCGCTTCGACCATCTCGCCCGGGTGACGGGCCGGGCCATCGAGGCGCGCGCCGCGCGGACCGCCGACGACACCACCCCGACGGACGCGGGTTGA
- the trhO gene encoding oxygen-dependent tRNA uridine(34) hydroxylase TrhO: MSTPKIVLFYVFVPLPDPEAIRLWQLSVCSSLGVRGRIIVSRHGINSTVGGDIGQVKRYVRATREYPGFADADIKWSDGTGDDFPRLSVRVRPEIVTFGVPDEVKVDDDGVVDGGTKLTPAQVHELVERRDDVVFFDGRNEIEARVGRFAGAVTPPAQTTRDFVPLLDSGAYDHLKDRPVVTYCTGGVRCEVLSSLMRLRGFREVYQLDGGIVRYGQEYGDDGLWEGSLYVFDNRMSVDFSDHAKVIGTCSECGEPTSHIANHPDHVGRELAVICPDCYAR, from the coding sequence GTGTCGACCCCCAAGATCGTGTTGTTCTACGTGTTCGTGCCGCTGCCCGACCCAGAGGCGATCCGGCTATGGCAGCTCAGCGTCTGCTCATCGCTCGGTGTGCGCGGCAGAATCATCGTGTCACGTCACGGGATCAACAGTACGGTCGGCGGCGACATCGGCCAGGTGAAACGGTACGTCAGGGCCACTCGCGAATATCCGGGGTTCGCTGATGCCGACATCAAATGGTCCGACGGAACGGGTGACGACTTTCCCCGACTGAGCGTGCGGGTGCGCCCCGAGATCGTCACCTTCGGCGTGCCGGACGAGGTGAAGGTCGACGATGACGGCGTGGTCGACGGTGGAACAAAGCTGACGCCGGCGCAGGTGCACGAACTCGTCGAGCGCCGTGACGACGTGGTCTTCTTCGACGGGCGCAACGAGATCGAGGCCCGGGTCGGCCGGTTCGCCGGCGCGGTGACCCCGCCGGCGCAGACCACCCGGGATTTCGTGCCGCTCCTCGACAGCGGCGCCTACGACCATCTCAAGGACCGCCCGGTCGTCACCTACTGCACCGGGGGAGTGCGCTGTGAGGTGTTGAGCTCGCTGATGCGCCTCCGCGGGTTCCGGGAGGTGTATCAACTCGACGGCGGCATCGTCCGGTACGGGCAGGAGTACGGCGACGACGGTCTGTGGGAGGGATCGCTCTATGTCTTCGACAACCGGATGAGCGTGGACTTCTCCGATCACGCCAAGGTGATCGGGACGTGTTCGGAATGTGGGGAGCCGACCTCGCACATCGCCAATCATCCCGATCACGTGGGACGTGAGCTGGCGGTGATCTGCCCGGACTGCTACGCCCGATGA
- a CDS encoding CobW family GTP-binding protein — MTSSVPVVVIAGYLGSGKTTLLNHVLRSARAEGTRIGVLVNDFGAVNIDALLVAGQADGTVSLGNGCLCCAVDRDGLADALATLARPSAQLDAILIEASGIAEPKALIGMVTGLTDPRLRYGGLVYVVDAVHADAARDRHPELGGHVAIADLVLLNKADLADRSTLDRLGAELRAVNPSAPLVATVDAAIDPALLFDVTERRADADGPQQLALDELIVDEHRHDHLHADYQSVSFESRVPMNARRLAAFLERPPYGCFRVKGIVHFDVPRYRQKFVVHAVGGFVRVHRERWEGETPSSTLVAIGSGLDPDEVRRRLEDVVVGPDDPDDEHGILSIARYLPA; from the coding sequence ATGACGTCGTCGGTGCCGGTGGTGGTGATCGCCGGATATCTCGGCTCGGGTAAGACGACGCTGCTCAACCACGTGCTGCGGTCGGCGCGCGCCGAGGGCACACGGATCGGGGTGCTGGTCAACGACTTCGGCGCGGTCAACATCGACGCCCTCCTGGTCGCCGGGCAGGCCGACGGGACGGTGAGTCTGGGCAACGGGTGTCTGTGCTGCGCGGTCGACCGGGACGGACTCGCCGATGCGCTCGCCACCCTGGCGCGGCCGTCGGCGCAGCTCGACGCGATTCTCATCGAGGCGAGCGGGATCGCCGAGCCCAAGGCGTTGATCGGCATGGTTACCGGACTCACCGACCCACGTCTGCGCTACGGCGGGCTGGTCTACGTGGTGGACGCGGTACACGCCGATGCCGCCCGCGACCGCCACCCGGAACTCGGCGGGCACGTCGCGATCGCCGATCTGGTGCTGCTCAACAAAGCCGATCTGGCCGATAGGTCGACCCTGGACCGCCTCGGGGCCGAACTGCGCGCGGTGAACCCGTCGGCGCCGCTCGTCGCCACGGTCGACGCGGCGATCGATCCGGCTCTGCTCTTCGACGTGACCGAGCGACGTGCGGACGCCGACGGGCCCCAACAACTGGCGCTCGACGAGCTGATCGTCGACGAACACCGCCATGATCATCTGCACGCGGACTATCAGTCGGTGAGCTTCGAATCCCGGGTGCCGATGAACGCGCGCCGGCTCGCGGCGTTTCTCGAACGTCCGCCGTATGGCTGTTTCCGCGTCAAGGGAATCGTGCATTTCGATGTCCCGCGCTATCGCCAGAAGTTCGTGGTGCATGCGGTGGGTGGCTTCGTGCGGGTCCACCGCGAACGATGGGAAGGTGAGACGCCGTCGTCGACGCTGGTGGCGATTGGGAGCGGACTCGACCCCGACGAGGTTCGGCGGCGGCTCGAGGACGTTGTCGTCGGCCCCGACGACCCCGACGACGAGCACGGCATCCTGTCGATCGCGCGGTATCTGCCCGCCTGA